AACCAACAGCCTCGATCCCGAGGTGTCCCCAAGCCAGAAGAGTTATGTATATAATCTCTCCAGCGTGTTCTGGGTCTACCTACAACAAAAAAGGCACCCAGGAGGCATCTTGATTAGATGCCTGAAATGACTCCTTGTGATGCGAAGAAGCAGCAGCTCTACTCCAAGCTCCCTTCGAATGTCTGAGCTCCTAAAGAGGAAACTCATGAAAACTGAATCCATCGTCCTAAAATCATGAGTTTCCACTGAGACTGCAaccaatgattttttttcatcagTTAGTCTGCTGATTATATCCTTTGATCCATAAATTATTAAGCCCGTGAAATGTCAAAGCTAATGAAAGAAATGCCCATCATAATTTCCCAGAGCTTAAGGTGACTTattcaaattacttgttttgtcaacatttatttaatcattgttttttaaagatgtcagaccaaaaaagtaatttttttttgttgttgtttttgtagcaGAAAAGATGAGGTGGAAAAACTCGGCCACTGCAGTGTGGGTCTAATGTCTCACCTGCCCAGCCAAGGTAGCCCTGGATCATGTGGAGCCTTTCCTCAATCCGGCTCTGCATGTTATCGAGGTAGTGCAGCATGAATCCCAGTGTGCTATTCATGCGCTCCAGTTTGTTCATCAGGTCAGTGTAGTACTGTGAGGTCTGGTCCTGGTACTGCAGAAACTCCGACATACTGTGGTCTGATCAGCCACAGGGGAAAGATACAAGACAGCACCAATTTGAACCACAAGTTTTAAAAATAGTGTGATGAATTTAGGTTTGATGCCCTGTTGTGATTACCAATTTTTTGGTAGATGTCCTGAGCTTGGTGTCTGACGTCTGCGAGGTCTTTAACAATCATATTGTGGCTGTCCTGCACCTCTGAGCCTTGGATCTGAAGATGCTCGCTGACAttctctaaaaaataaaaaaaaaaaaaaaaaaaaaaaaaaaaaaagaggaaaggcaggcaggcagcaggTGATATTAGCATATTATTTTATGCTAGACCAAAGGACATTGGCTGTGTTTGCAGGGAGAGGTTTTGTCCAGTAACAAATCAGAATTAAAGCTCAATATTGTATTCTGATGGGGTAGAATAAATCTTTCAAAACTCATTCAGCATAACAACTGTCATTTAAAGGCTccttttaaacacattttattttaagaattAATGAATCAATTCCCTTTTCGCACATGCTCTCAACAAGATGTTCAGTCATTTGGGAGATATCAAATCATCCTACTGAATAGCGGCTGgaataataaaacagtttttagAAGAGAATCAAAGCAGTGATTAAACATTAGCACTGAGTTGCTTCATCTTTGTCAAATGGCTTGTGATGAACTAAAGAGCTGGATAGGGTTTCAACATTATGTTGCTAGTAGCTACCACTGAAGACATAGTCCCATAGGAGTTGCAGTTTAAATGACATGGGTATGTCCAAAAGAGTAGCCTAATTAATTCAAGAAACGTTCCTAATTtcttatgaaaaaaaaaaatgttttatttatctgcaattagcaaTATTGAGATAATGCATTTGGTGCTTATTAAGCTAATTTAAACATAGTACATAAGGCATTTTTGAACATGTGCTAAGGTCTCACGGACTAGTGTATCTGAAAGAAAATACTTGACCCCTTaatacttaacccctagttgctccagaggctggcgacctgacatatatagcaaatgTAAGTTATCAGCTAACTCAGtaaatgtagtttattttgatgcagataaaattataaacaaactttattttttaagtaagaagaagatatactttattatgTTGTGCGCTTTCAGATTCTAAGAATGTGACCATAGCCATGCAAAGCACAAATGCAGCTGCACATTTTGTTAGCACAATTGAATCATTACTGGACTTGTCAAAACTACACTATAAACAATAACTCCAATACTGTGCAAATAATTTCCAGTGTGAAACATATGAAAGCTCTCACCCATTCTCTTTGTAATTCCCTGAATGAGCTGGGCTACCAGTTCCTGTCCAGAGGCGATGAGGGCCTTCTCCTGGCTCAGACGCTCCAGGTTGTCTCTCAGTGAACCCTCTAATTGCTCCTGGCCCTCGTAAAGTTTCCCCTGTTGGGCCTGCAGTGCACTGTGACCTTCAAACAGCTTGTCCAAGGAGGCTGCAGTCAGTTCCTTCAGCTCTAGCTGGCCCTCCTGTTATAAAACACAGCCATCACAACAAAAATCAACCTACGCAGAATCTGATCAGTTACTGCATACTCGACACATACAGATGAAAAGGAAAATCTACCTTAAGGTCCTTCATGGCATCTAGTTGGCTTGTGGCTGTGGAGATGAGAGCATTGACAGTGTGCTCTGCTCTGCGCCGGAAGAGCTGTTGGCGAGTAGAGTAGCAAACAGAGCGCGCTCTGTTGCTCACTATGTGGTAAGCATTCCATGTGTCTGAATCCATGTCAGCTGTACACTCTTTTATAGTCTGAAACATTAAAATGagattataaaaaatatatttgggtGGGTGGGGCAAATCTTCTTTTATTCCAATGTTATATTTTACCATTTCCATTGTACATGGGTAGGTCTGGCGCCCCTCACTCTCTGCCTGGCAGTTAAACAGTGCAACTCCAAGCTTCGCTAGCTGCTCCTCTGAGAGGCTTTCACAGCTCGCCTTCAGCTGGGCAACCACCTACAGAGCAcagtgcatttttatttttatgttgaaGACAACCAGTGGGTGTGTAGTAATGCTACGGTGACCCTACTATGGCAaacaaagttgtttttattaaatattccCAAGAAGACAAAAGTTTTGCAGCAGTGTCTCTCAAACCTTTCTGCGTttgttttatcttaaaatatttCATGACAGATCTGAGGTTATGTGATTTTGAGTCCAAACATTGGCTTGTTCCAGCatttcaaatgtgaggattttctgcttctctctcatttttaaatcactgtaaaTTATTCAGACTGTTGGTCGgtcaaaacaagcaatttgaagaaaTCACCTTGGGTTTTAGGAAATTGTGatgattttctgacattttattgataaATGGAATAATCGAGGACTGTTAAGACTAATTGatcaattaaaaataatttctagTCGCAGCCTTACATAGTAGAAATATCagcatatatattttaattagagTCCGTTTTCAGAATTGACCCTGGGCGGATTCTGAACCCTGTATTTCAAGACCAAGAGGCTAAATTTTACCCCATAATGACAGCCGTCTAGCTGGCTGATGTCCATTTGCTTTGCCTCAGCCAAAAACTTCTCATCAGCAGTAGCCATCTCAAACTGAGCATCCTTTGCAAGAAGTGCTGGGACTACTGATGGTGGAGGaggtgctgctgctggaggtgcCTCTGTCTGCCTCAGCCACTCAAACAGCCCGCTGACTGTAGGACAATGACATGCCAGCAAGCTGATCAGCAGGAAATACAGGTGGTGGATCAGGAGACGCCCCATGTCTGGAATAGAGTAAGAATGCAAAATGAGGTGGGGGAGATCTGTCACTTGAAACTATACTGGTAACAGCAAATTAGAAAAATAcagttacatttacatattttccaTCATTCATGTAGTCCTGTGCACAGATGCATTTGTAACTCTCAGATGGGgtcattttgtgtattttccccCATTTTTTATAAGTTGTGATTCATTTGCTATTAACAGTATTTTAACCAAATATTTGTTGCTTCTTATATCACTGGTATGAGAAATTACAGAGATTAAGTACCATACAAGTCAATGGGACCTTTTTTGTAGCTTAATTTATCCAGTATTTGGGCTAcagtttattatcattataattttttttttttttaattatagcCTAAATATGATCTTCTCTATCATATCATATCTACTTGCAGGAGAAGGCTTAATATCCTTAATATGTCCAGGAATGGATGTCGCTAGGGGTCGGCAACAACTGAACCAATACGTTTGAATGGTTGATTGATAATGCATATTGTGCAGTATTCTGGATCTAGCTATATGGATTTATGTTGTATTGTAAAGCCATGCGTTATGGACATaagatacaataataaaaatattcattCACTCATATTTTAGAATGAAGACCGGACCGAGGCTTGCCCAGGCATGTCTGCTCTGCTGCACAAGGGCTCCTACTGCAGACCTAAAGCATCGTTAACAAACTATTAAAATACAATGTCTTTTTACTGTAATAAAGAGGAAAACAGgcaacaaaatgtgtttttaaaaaaaaaaaaaaggtaaacagactTATTCAAATCTACCGGAAAGCTCTTTTATATCGATTTTCTTGTCTGTTTTAAACACCGGGGAGAAAATGCACAGAAGTGGCCCTCAGTGTGCAAAAGAAAAGGGGAAACAATGAAACCCATTTAAAAATCACCATAGTCAAATCACTGCCAACATCTTACAGCAATTTCTGCTAGGAAAATTAATTACCTTGTCATTCAATCCACGCCggagtaaataaaaacatttaaattgtttaaatcGTGTACCTTCTGCTTAATTGTGCAGTAAAGTCCTCAGCACGGGGTCCCTCACACAGCTGATTGGAATAACAGCTAAATTTTTACCCACCACCTCTCCGCCCTATACGAATAGGACGCAGCCAATTGAATTACTCGCATTTTTTGtattgggggtgggggggcatcGGGTGTGTTGGATTTATATCACGGCTGAAACGGAAAGCTACTGTGTGGAATCGTGTGTGGAATGGCTGGCTAAGGATTGTGAAGGCGCCGCCCGCCTGGTACAGCAGCAAAGaggtaaaaaacaaacccaCCGATAGTTCAGTGGAACCAAAACTCAACTGGTTGGGTTTGGTGGATGTTCCGGGTGTATCCGACAGATGCGACCTGACAGCACAGTTTAAATGAAACTGCAGTTTGACCTTTACTAAACGTTGGACATCAGCAAATCTGAAAAACATCAGGTGAATAAACAGTCTACCACCAAGCGTTAGCCGGTGTTGTTCACAGCATCGCCTGACGTTTATTCCACTCCGTGTTATTTTATGGTTGTCCAGTCAACAAGAAACACGTGCATTATATTTCTAATCTAATCTGTCCTGGATTATATTGTAGCTCTCTCTAGCTAGATGCAACAGCAGGGCTTGGTTTCTGCTATCGTGGGTTTTTACAGAcaggattttaacattttatggtTTAAGCTATCAACAGCACCGCTCTGTCCCTGCCGCACCAGACATGCTAGCACCTAATTAGCAACCTAGCCGTGTGGACATTGTGCCGTTGGGCTAACGCTGACTAGCCGCCGAGCTAACGAGGCTACGTTGCCACAACAATGGACGACTCTGGTATCAAGAAGCAGAACTGGGACGTGAAGGAAACTGAGTTATTTCTGGAAATCCTCAAGGAGCTGGACATGAAGAAATGCTTAGACGGTAGGAAAGTGAGGAATAATAAACTCTTTAAGGTGGCACACAGGAGAATGATAGCGGCTGGCTATCACAGATCTGTGGACCAATTAAAGTTTCGCTGGAAACTTCTAAAAAGTGCGTACTACAAGTGCAAGAGAGAGCCCGAATCTCCGGCCCCGACCAAAATACAGGGTTGGTGGCGATATGAAAAGACGATGATAGCTATCATGGAGTCCAGACACCCCTTGGTCGGAGCTGGAGTCAACTCTGACAGGAATGATGAAGTGACAGAAGACTCGGATGGGGATGCATCAATGCTGCACTGGCCGCAGCCCTGCCCGGACAATTCCTCTCAGAACCTGGATTTAATTGTAGGGGTCTGATGAGTCTGTCATTAGATCGTAATTACTGTGATTTCGTTTATTTCATGTGTTGTCTAGATGCATGCATTCATTACACAACTGTGTGCTCATTGCGAATACGTTTCTGGGATGTTTTGATATAGACTAATTTACTGGACACACCTGTAGCTATAATTAATGCAGACAAATACAACAGCTGTGCGTTAAATCCTGCCTTCATGACAGTGTAATGTTCagttaaaaactgttttaaaaaggtgttgattcaactttatggTCCAGTTGGAGTGATGTTGGAATTATAGTATGCATTGATTTTTAACATCTCACATCACTAAATATTAGAAATACTTCCACAACACTGCATAACGCAatctaattttgtttattccttttactgaaacaggaaatgtatttattgaaatgcacaacacaacacataatTTACGTAATATAATGTTCATTGGTTCTACATTAAAGAAATCCAGTTACATTCAAGTGCCATTCATAATGCTTGCatataatattttgaaattatCAAAAGAAattacagcctccaaaatgatcataaagTTGAGTCAATAGCATTTCAACAATAACTAGGATTTATTGCATGGCTGTTCTATAAAACTGCATTAGTTTCACCTTGGACCTATTAAACTGGTAACTGAGTGTAATTGGACTTAACATGGgttgtggaaaataattgtttcagcaACATATGGCCATACAACAACCTAAGTCTGTTTTCTCGCCATATCTATTGGTCTGTGGCATTTTTCCTGCTATCGTTTCATTtgtcaatatttttctttaagtctataaaatgtgGAAGAAGGGTAAAAAAATGCCTGTTCTTAGAGCCCGAAGTAGCATCGTCATTACTTGCTTGGCCAATCAGCAGTCgaaaacccaaagacattcaTTTTACACCCATAAAACCGAGAAAAGCAGCAAGTCCTCACgtctgagaagctggaaccagcaaatatCGGTCAGTTGACTGAGTTCTCTTTGTATACTGTGGATGCATTTCAAGAATTAGCAGTAACCTGCTTTCAGAAACAACATCATGGGAGAAATTGGATTTACTGTCAAACTTACTGGTTTCTTTGCTGCAGAAACCAGCTTTCTTGATTTAAAGGATGCATGTCAAAAAGACCCAGGACAGGGAAACTTTGCTGTGGAAGCAGTTATGCGGGGAGGGGAGAAATCTGATTACAGACCGTCAAACAGGATTTTACATGTTATCTGATTTCTTGCCTTAACCTGATTTGTTATAGTAATCATTCGCAGTGCTTCTCTCTGTCACTATATGGTGTTGATGCATTGGCACCGCTCTTACCATATATTATCAATACCAGAGTCCAAAAAACTATGTATTTTACTGGACGTTATAAAGCACAATAGTACAATTCTTTAAGTATAGGCATATCTACTGTAATGTTGTAAGCATATGGCTAATGGATTGGCCATAGTaaactgctgctttaaattTTTCTACTAAACTTGATTTGTACACATCAAAGGTTACAATGAGAGCGGTGTGTCTCCAGATTTTAGGCATTAAGATATTCTTCATGGCAGTTCAGCTTTTTTCCTTTGAACAGTggcacatacagtatttgttcATGTTGCtgctttactttaaaaaaggtccttttaaaattcaaaactgAAAGCCCCTCCAATACATATAACTGGTTCCTgataaggctgcaactaaccatagtttttattataatttaaatcaTGAAAAATCTTTAATATTTGTCTTGCCAAGGCGATTTAATCAAATGGCTTGTTTTATTTgaccaaatatattcagtttactatcaaaTATGACAAAGAGCATCGCGGCGTCATTATTTGAGAAGGTGGAaccagttattttctttttttttttttccttgataAATAACTACATTTCTTGATTATCAAATAGTTGATATTTCTGTTGTTGCTTAATTCTCTTACAGTATTATTGTTTATGACATGTGATGTGTGTAACCATTGTAACTGTGGGAAACGTGATGGTATTGTGTTGTAGGTGGTCCTGTGATTCACACCCCTAGTTTTTAGGTGATTGTTGAACTATTATTTGCGGGTTGATGTTTCCACTCAAATCTGTTCTCTACTTTCCTTTAGATCAAAATGGACCCTGAGATGGACTCACAGCTGAAGATTGGTTTCATTGGTGCAGGGAACATGGCATTTGGCATCGTAAAGGGCATGTTGTCTGGTGAGTCTGGAGAGAGTTGTGGAAACCGAGCAGAGAGGATTTAAATAAAGGAGTTAACCGTCTCTTTTGTGTTCGCATTGAAGGAAATGTTCTTCCTCTAAACGTCAAAGTGAGCGCACCATCCTCCAGGAACCTGGGACGCTTTCAGGTGCTTAATTCCTTCTTTACTTTTCTGTCAGCTCTCAGCAGGGTGAGTTGGATTGTAGGAGGAAATGCAGGCGGCCAGAAGCTCACATAATCTGTATTGCCATATAAATATAGATTAAGACAATCAACAAGACAAgaaggtaataataataataataatctttatttatagagcatttTCAAAACggtgttacaaagtgctttcacaagagcaaagaaaaagaTACACTGTAAAAGCAGGAAGAAagatatgaaattaaaatacagtttgttttaagaagggactttaaagagttcactgactcagctgccCTGATTTCCTTGGTGAGGCTGATCCAGAGTGttggggccctgactgcaaacgctctgtccccttcagttttcagtcgagactcggGAACAGTCAAaagacctctgcctgaggatctcaagaTACATGCTGGTgcatatgggactaaaaggtcggAGATATAACagggcgagaggccatgaagagctttaaaagtaaccAGTAAAATTTTAATGTCTATTCTAAAATATACTGGGAGCCAGTTTAATGAAGCTATAACAAGGGGGATGtgatcatatttctttgttctggtcaaAAGCCTGGCTGATTTCTGGACAGTCTTGaatcgatcaatagatttttgggtcaAGCAAGTAAAAAGACTGTTGCAGTAATGCAGGCGTGATGATATaaaggtgtgtaaaatggtctcagtgtccttaaaagttaacattgatcatatttttgatattgtttctcagctggtaaaaacatgattgcaaaAGCTTTGTAGTGTGCTGCTCGACTCTTAAATTACTGTTGAACCAGACACCGAGATCCTTTGAAACAGGCCTGATATGATTCACCAGgaaaccagcagatggcagtatttgctttgccatttgctgggacccaatgactaggatctctgttttg
This genomic window from Micropterus dolomieu isolate WLL.071019.BEF.003 ecotype Adirondacks linkage group LG05, ASM2129224v1, whole genome shotgun sequence contains:
- the bmb gene encoding protein brambleberry isoform X1, which encodes MNMGRLLIHHLYFLLISLLACHCPTVSGLFEWLRQTEAPPAAAPPPPSVVPALLAKDAQFEMATADEKFLAEAKQMDISQLDGCHYGVVAQLKASCESLSEEQLAKLGVALFNCQAESEGRQTYPCTMEMTIKECTADMDSDTWNAYHIVSNRARSVCYSTRQQLFRRRAEHTVNALISTATSQLDAMKDLKEGQLELKELTAASLDKLFEGHSALQAQQGKLYEGQEQLEGSLRDNLERLSQEKALIASGQELVAQLIQGITKRMENVSEHLQIQGSEVQDSHNMIVKDLADVRHQAQDIYQKIDHSMSEFLQYQDQTSQYYTDLMNKLERMNSTLGFMLHYLDNMQSRIEERLHMIQGYLGWAGLSLTAMWTCVAHTGYFVLCAVLLTFLRCPGFSRAMLLLTVPLNAVAEVNQQPALDLSGLTLLLLAVSLGHWLVNQLWACFRTRGKPAAPLPLAPCDIVEPQKQTFSSCHSYPPSSTPQKNEIDGLIEQDDLLNQDSFISGDFGISAVSPPHRNPMPESRFMPSIGTPNHSTPRLVSQLAALVDIPPRNLGGAFDVVNDSRDLVNDSRSASPTPSLISNSSLSGRQLCNGITKTGKACKKRAVPGQEYCRVHEGGHFSYVHS
- the bmb gene encoding protein brambleberry isoform X2, with protein sequence MGRLLIHHLYFLLISLLACHCPTVSGLFEWLRQTEAPPAAAPPPPSVVPALLAKDAQFEMATADEKFLAEAKQMDISQLDGCHYGVVAQLKASCESLSEEQLAKLGVALFNCQAESEGRQTYPCTMEMTIKECTADMDSDTWNAYHIVSNRARSVCYSTRQQLFRRRAEHTVNALISTATSQLDAMKDLKEGQLELKELTAASLDKLFEGHSALQAQQGKLYEGQEQLEGSLRDNLERLSQEKALIASGQELVAQLIQGITKRMENVSEHLQIQGSEVQDSHNMIVKDLADVRHQAQDIYQKIDHSMSEFLQYQDQTSQYYTDLMNKLERMNSTLGFMLHYLDNMQSRIEERLHMIQGYLGWAGLSLTAMWTCVAHTGYFVLCAVLLTFLRCPGFSRAMLLLTVPLNAVAEVNQQPALDLSGLTLLLLAVSLGHWLVNQLWACFRTRGKPAAPLPLAPCDIVEPQKQTFSSCHSYPPSSTPQKNEIDGLIEQDDLLNQDSFISGDFGISAVSPPHRNPMPESRFMPSIGTPNHSTPRLVSQLAALVDIPPRNLGGAFDVVNDSRDLVNDSRSASPTPSLISNSSLSGRQLCNGITKTGKACKKRAVPGQEYCRVHEGGHFSYVHS